From Synchiropus splendidus isolate RoL2022-P1 chromosome 10, RoL_Sspl_1.0, whole genome shotgun sequence, the proteins below share one genomic window:
- the gja5a gene encoding gap junction protein, alpha 5a, with translation MGDWSLLGNFLEEVQEHSTSVGKVWLTVLFIFRILVLGTAAESSWGDEQSDFLCDTQQPGCTNVCYDSAFPIAHIRYWVLQIVFVSTPSLIYMGHAMHIVRREEKRRKREQEEQEESAGELEGEKQYLQQREGQKRVRAEAGGRLHLRGALLQTYVLSIVIRTAMEVTFILVQYMIYGVFLKALYLCTAWPCPNPVNCYMSRPTEKNVFIVFMLVVAGVSLLLSLLELYHLGWRSTRRCLRRRVLRRGGRRALSMAPPPPPSAACTPPPDFSQCLSAPNAISAMTSMASHPFNTRMALQQNSLNLATERHHSCDNLEDEEDFLRMRYDQLPPDVAETCSPSPHAAHTKDKRRLSKASGSSSRIRQDDLAV, from the coding sequence ATGGGGGACTGGAGCCTCCTGGGGAACTTCCTGGAGGAAGTCCAGGAGCACTCGACCTCCGTGGGGAAGGTGTGGCTGACGGTGCTCTTCATCTTCCGGATCCTGGTCCTGGGCACGGCGGCCGAGTCGTCCTGGGGCGACGAGCAGAGCGACTTCCTGTGCGACACGCAGCAGCCCGGCTGCACCAACGTCTGCTACGACAGCGCCTTCCCCATCGCCCACATCCGCTACTGGGTGCTGCAGATCGTCTTCGTGTCCACGCCCTCGCTCATCTACATGGGTCACGCCATGCACATCGTGCGGCGCGAGGAGAAGCGGCGGAAGcgagagcaggaggagcaggaggagagcgcCGGCGAGCTGGAGGGGGAGAAGCAGTACCTGCAGCAGAGGGAGGGCCAGAAGCGGGTGCGAGCAGAGGCGGGGGGGCGGCTCCACCTGAGGGGCGCCCTGCTGCAGACCTACGTCCTGAGCATCGTGATCCGCACCGCCATGGAGGTGACCTTCATCCTGGTGCAGTACATGATCTACGGCGTCTTCCTCAAGGCGCTGTACCTGTGCACGGCGTGGCCCTGCCCCAACCCCGTCAACTGCTACATGTCCCGACCCACCGAGAAGAACGTCTTCATCGTCTTCATGCTGGTGGTGGCCGGCGTGtcgctgctgctgtcgctgctgGAGCTCTACCACCTGGGCTGGAGGAGCACGAGGCGCTGCCTGCGGCGCCGAGTGCTGCGCCGCGGCGGCCGGCGGGCCCTCAGCatggcgccgccgccgccaccctCCGCCGCCTGCACGCCGCCGCCCGACTTCAGCCAGTGTCTGTCCGCTCCCAACGCCATCAGTGCCATGACCTCGATGGCCTCGCACCCCTTCAACACCAGGATGGCCCTGCAGCAGAACTCCCTCAACCTGGCCACGGAGCGGCACCACAGCTGCGACAAcctggaggacgaggaggactTCCTGCGGATGAGATACGATCAGCTGCCACCAGACGTGGCCGAGACCTGCTCGCCCTCGCCTCACGCCGCCCACACGAAGGACAAGCGCCGCCTCAGCAAGGCCAGCGGGAGCAGCAGCCGGATCCGGCAGGACGACCTGGCGGTCTGA